A region from the Aegilops tauschii subsp. strangulata cultivar AL8/78 chromosome 5, Aet v6.0, whole genome shotgun sequence genome encodes:
- the LOC109783334 gene encoding transcription initiation factor TFIID subunit 15 isoform X1 — MAGYMSRGPPNGSIYVCNLPPGTDETMLAEYFGTIGLLKKDKRTGHPKIWIYRDKVTDEPKGDATVTYEDPHAASAAVEWFNNKDFHGSIIQVHIAESKNKDTVDNFTNVSVDAEIVGQDELDNGSGRGRGRGDGPAKAWQQDGDWMCPNTSCGNVNFAFRGVCNRCGASRPAGVSGSGGGGGRGRGRGSDDARGSRAAAAVGGPPGLFGPNDWPCTMCGNVNWAKRTKCNVCNTSRPGHNEGGVRGGRGGGFKELDEEELEEVRRRRKEAEEDDGEMYDEFGNLKKKFRAKSHQTESAPTLPGSGRAGWEVEHRGSTEREGRERSRDQGRDDYDERESRNRDRGSHGRERRRSRSRSRDREKERGRDRGRDRGNERSWERGTERERDRYR, encoded by the exons TGGCACCATAGGGTTGCTAAAG AAGGACAAAAGGACTGGCCATCCAAAGATTTGGATATACAGGGACAAAGTTACAGATGAACCAAAGGGTGATGCAACTGTCACATATGAAGATCCCCATGCTGCTTCAGCTGCTGTGGAATGGTTCAATAATAAGGATTTCCATGGAAGCATCATCCAGGTTCACATAGCTGAGTCAAAAAACAAAGATACGGTTGATAACTTCACCAATGTGAGCGTCGATGCTGAGATTGTTGGACAAGATGAATTGGATAATGGATCAGGCAGAGGTAGAGGACGTGGTGATGGTCCAGCAAAAGCTTGGCAGCAAGATGGAGATTGGATGTGTCCAAATACAAG CTGCGGCAATGTAAATTTTGCCTTCCGTGGTGTTTGTAATCGTTGTGGAGCCTCTCGCCCTGCTGGTGTTAGTGGatcaggtggtggtggtggtaggGGTAGAGGCCGTGGTAGTGATGATGCAAGAGGCagtcgtgctgctgctgctgttggtgGTCCTCCTGGGCTGTTTGGTCCTAATGATTGGCCATGTACGAT GTGTGGCAATGTAAACTGGGCAAAGCGGACCAAATGTAATGTCTGTAACACCTCTAGGCCAGGTCACAATGAAGGTGGTGTGAG AGGTGGCCGGGGTGGCGGCTTTAAAGAACTTGATGAAGAAGAACTGGAAGAAGTACGGAGGCGCCGGAAAGAAGCTGAGGAG GATGATGGAGAAATGTATGATGAATTTGGTAACCTCAAAAAGAAGTTCCGTGCTAAATCACATCAAACTGAGAGTGCACCAACTCTTCCTGGGTCTGGACGTGCTGGATGGGAAGTCGAGCACCGTG GTTCCACTGAGAGAGAAGGCCGAGAGAGGAGCAGAGATCAGGGCAGGGACGACTACGATGAAAGGGAAAGCAGGAACAGAGACAGAGGTTCTCATGGAAGAGAGCGGCGCCGTAGCCGAAGCAGGAGCAGAGACCgcgagaaggaaagggggagggacAGGGGCAGAGACCGTGGCAACGAGAGAAGCTGGGAGCGCGGCACCGAGCGTGAACGTGATCGCTACAGATGA
- the LOC109783334 gene encoding transcription initiation factor TFIID subunit 15 isoform X2: MAGYMSRGPPNGSIYVCNLPPGTDETMLAEYFGTIGLLKKDKRTGHPKIWIYRDKVTDEPKGDATVTYEDPHAASAAVEWFNNKDFHGSIIQVHIAESKNKDTVDNFTNVSVDAEIVGQDELDNGSGRGRGRGDGPAKAWQQDGDWMCPNTSCGNVNFAFRGVCNRCGASRPAGVSGSGGGGGRGRGRGSDDARGSRAAAAVGGPPGLFGPNDWPCTMCGNVNWAKRTKCNVCNTSRPGHNEGGVRGGRGGGFKELDEEELEEVRRRRKEAEEDDGEMYDEFGNLKKKFRAKSHQTESAPTLPGSGRAGWEVEHRSTEREGRERSRDQGRDDYDERESRNRDRGSHGRERRRSRSRSRDREKERGRDRGRDRGNERSWERGTERERDRYR; encoded by the exons TGGCACCATAGGGTTGCTAAAG AAGGACAAAAGGACTGGCCATCCAAAGATTTGGATATACAGGGACAAAGTTACAGATGAACCAAAGGGTGATGCAACTGTCACATATGAAGATCCCCATGCTGCTTCAGCTGCTGTGGAATGGTTCAATAATAAGGATTTCCATGGAAGCATCATCCAGGTTCACATAGCTGAGTCAAAAAACAAAGATACGGTTGATAACTTCACCAATGTGAGCGTCGATGCTGAGATTGTTGGACAAGATGAATTGGATAATGGATCAGGCAGAGGTAGAGGACGTGGTGATGGTCCAGCAAAAGCTTGGCAGCAAGATGGAGATTGGATGTGTCCAAATACAAG CTGCGGCAATGTAAATTTTGCCTTCCGTGGTGTTTGTAATCGTTGTGGAGCCTCTCGCCCTGCTGGTGTTAGTGGatcaggtggtggtggtggtaggGGTAGAGGCCGTGGTAGTGATGATGCAAGAGGCagtcgtgctgctgctgctgttggtgGTCCTCCTGGGCTGTTTGGTCCTAATGATTGGCCATGTACGAT GTGTGGCAATGTAAACTGGGCAAAGCGGACCAAATGTAATGTCTGTAACACCTCTAGGCCAGGTCACAATGAAGGTGGTGTGAG AGGTGGCCGGGGTGGCGGCTTTAAAGAACTTGATGAAGAAGAACTGGAAGAAGTACGGAGGCGCCGGAAAGAAGCTGAGGAG GATGATGGAGAAATGTATGATGAATTTGGTAACCTCAAAAAGAAGTTCCGTGCTAAATCACATCAAACTGAGAGTGCACCAACTCTTCCTGGGTCTGGACGTGCTGGATGGGAAGTCGAGCACC GTTCCACTGAGAGAGAAGGCCGAGAGAGGAGCAGAGATCAGGGCAGGGACGACTACGATGAAAGGGAAAGCAGGAACAGAGACAGAGGTTCTCATGGAAGAGAGCGGCGCCGTAGCCGAAGCAGGAGCAGAGACCgcgagaaggaaagggggagggacAGGGGCAGAGACCGTGGCAACGAGAGAAGCTGGGAGCGCGGCACCGAGCGTGAACGTGATCGCTACAGATGA